A region from the Benincasa hispida cultivar B227 chromosome 12, ASM972705v1, whole genome shotgun sequence genome encodes:
- the LOC120067530 gene encoding uncharacterized mitochondrial protein AtMg00810-like, translating to MAILIVYVDDIVISGDDASEIERLKKRMAEKFEIKDLGKLKYFLGIEVARSKEGISVSQRKYMLDLLKEIDIIGCKPVDTPMEANTKLSDLSSSASVNKERGLMFRKSDRRCIKAYIDADWAGSVVDRKSTSGYCTFVWGNLVTWMSKKQGVVARSSVEAEYRAMSLGIYEEIWLEKVLIDLTKVMMGQ from the exons ATGGCAATTCTAAtcgtatatgttgatgacattgtaATCTCGGGGGATGATGCTTCAGAAATAGAAAGATTGAAGAAAAGGATGGCTGAAAAATTCGAGATCAAGGATTTGGGAAAGTTAAAGTATTTTCTCGGAATAGAGGTGGCCCGGTCGAAGGAAGGCATCTCTGTCTCTCAACGAAAGTATATGCTAGATTTGCTTAAAGAGATAGATATAATAGGATGTAAACCTGTTGATACTCCTATGGAAGCAAATACTAAGCTGAGTGATCTGAGTAGTAGTGCATCAGTTAACAAGGAGAG GGGATTAATGTTCAGAAAGTCAGACAGACGATGCATCAAGGCCTACATAGATGCTGATTGGGCAGGCTCAGTGGTCGACAGAAAGTCAACATCGGGCTATTGTACGTTTGTTTGGGGTAACCTTGTTACATGGATGAGTAAAAAACAAGGGGTGGTTGCCAGAAGTAGTGTCGAAGCTGAATATAGGGCCATGAGCCTTGGGATATACGAAGAAATATGGTTGGAAAAGGTCCTAATTGATCTTACCAAAGTCATGATGGGCCAAtga